From a single Cyanobacteria bacterium GSL.Bin1 genomic region:
- a CDS encoding redoxin domain-containing protein, which translates to MVKTASTMLELGTKAPNFNLPDTVSGRTISLDTFADKKALLIMFICQHCPFVQHVQSELARIGKDYMEQGLGIIAISSNSVETHPDDAPEKLKAMAEAQGFNFPFCYDETQEVAKAYTAACTPDFFLFDSTRALVYRGQLDDSRPGNDQPVNGKDLRAAIEKVLADEPISPEQKPSIGCNIKWAPGNEPPYFQG; encoded by the coding sequence ATGGTTAAAACAGCTTCAACCATGCTGGAATTGGGGACAAAAGCCCCAAATTTCAACTTACCGGATACGGTTTCGGGTCGAACGATTTCTCTAGATACCTTTGCTGATAAAAAAGCTTTGTTGATTATGTTTATCTGTCAGCATTGCCCTTTTGTTCAGCACGTTCAATCTGAGTTAGCCCGTATCGGTAAAGATTATATGGAGCAAGGACTCGGTATAATTGCCATTAGCTCCAATAGTGTGGAGACTCATCCTGATGATGCTCCCGAAAAGCTGAAAGCGATGGCAGAAGCCCAAGGGTTTAATTTCCCGTTTTGTTATGACGAAACCCAAGAGGTGGCTAAGGCATATACAGCAGCTTGTACCCCTGACTTTTTCCTATTTGATAGTACGCGCGCACTGGTTTATCGGGGACAACTTGATGATAGTCGTCCCGGTAATGATCAGCCAGTTAATGGCAAAGACTTACGGGCTGCAATTGAAAAAGTTTTAGCAGATGAACCCATTAGTCCAGAACAAAAACCAAGTATCGGCTGCAATATTAAATGGGCACCCGGTAATGAACCTCCCTATTTTCAGGGTTAA